Genomic window (Psilocybe cubensis strain MGC-MH-2018 chromosome 1, whole genome shotgun sequence):
CAGTCAAACTTACAAAACAGCTTTCATCTAATCGATTCCATCCATCATCACTTTTTTTCCCAAACACGACATACACAACGACTCCTACAGCAACAATGGCCATTCACGAATCATCAAGCGAGGCTTCCCAGGCAGACGGCGAGGGCGACAGTCCCGATAAACCGCCCCATGCCGATCTCTCCAGTCAGCTTCAGTCATCTTTGAACATTTCCCACCCAGCCACCACATCGAGCTCGTCCACAGTCACCCTCACGGCGAACGGTGCGACCCAGGTGCCGGAAAAGGGCCATAGCCCCGGAAGCTACCCCCTTCCGCCCCCAGATTCCCTCCTCGCAGGCAACAAGCAGCCAGGCTACACTCGAGGTGCCCTGCAGAAGCTCTCCTCCGTTCCGCTCTCGACAgcctcatcctcgtcctccgaTCAGCCCAACCACAAGCGACAGGCATCGGGCCCGCACAGTCCGCTCCACTCTCCCTCGCCATCTGCCACGTCGCCCGCAGACAGCTACTGGGAGGGAGCCAGCGCTCCACCCAGCAGGGGCCCCAGCCGGCCGCCGAGTCAGCCTGCCAGTCGTGCGCCCAGCATGTCTGCCGGCGTCTCCGGCGGCAAGATCGTAGTTCCGCAGCAGGCTGCCCAGCCTGTGGCGGGCAGGGAGCGACGGGCGAGTAAGGCGAGCGACACCGTCCCGGTCACCCCCGGCAGGGCCAGCAAGCCGGCCTCGGTCCACTCGGACAAGGGCGAGAGTTCCCACAAGTTCAACCTCAAGGATCTGTTGGGCAGCGGGCCCAAGCTTAACAGGAAGAGCTCGCAGCGGTCGACGTCGTCGAGGAAATCAGACTCGGATGCAGGAGACGGGCGTGCCAAGAGCACAGCGGGCGATAGTGCTGTCAGTTTGACGCAGAAGTATGGTGTGTGCCAAAAGGTCGCGATTGGGAAAGGAGCGACCAGTGTGGTTAGACTGGCTCATAAGTGGGATCGCAGCGAAGAGAAGCTATATGCAATCAAGGTAAATGAATCCCATTTCCGCCGCCACTGCTGTCGGTATCGCGATGCTCATTGTTATTCCCAGGAGTTCCGCAAACGCCGAAAGAACGAGTCGGAGAAGGAGTACGTCAAAAAGCTCACCGCCGAGTTCTGTATATCGTCCACCTTGCACCACCCCAACATTGTCGAGACCGTCGACCTTGTTCAGGATGAGAACCAACACTGGTGCGAAGTGATGGAATTCTGCCCTGGAGGAGACTTGTACGCTGCCATCAAGAAAGGGTGAGCATCTCTTTCATCTTTCTGTTCCTTTTAATGCCTGTATGTTTGCTGGTCGTGGTTGGGGAGAGAGAAGGTAGTAAAAACCCTCTGCCCTTTTTACTTGTTTCATAAGGCTCGGTAGTTTTTCCTGGTCCTTAATACCGCTTGGGTACCTGATCTGTCGGCCGCTGTCGTTCTGTTCCCGTCTCCTCCCGTTTTCTCGTAACCTCTTGCCCCTATTGATGTTTGATCACTTACGATGATTCTTTCTTATCAATAGCGGTATGAGCCCCAGCGAGGTTGAGTGCTGCTTCAAGCAGATCCTCAACGGCGTGTCGTATCTTCACAGCCAAGGTGTCGCCCACCGAGACATCAAGCCCGAAAATCTCTTCTTCGATACCAAAGGGCACTTGAAGGTAAATACAcactttcatttcatctagctccaaagcaaatcaaaaTTTCTTTTTCTAACGATAACCCTCCTTTGGTGATACTTTTCCTAGATTGGCGACTATGGTGCATCGACCGTGTATCGTCTTCCGTGGGAAGCGACAGTGCACATGTCGACGGGGCTCTGCGGCAGCGAGCCCTACATTGCTCCTGAGCAGTTTTTAAGCAAACGTAAGCCGCCATAATTGCTGTTTTGCTCGTATGCAGAGGCAGCCTGACATATCGTGCCCGCTTGCTTTCTGTCGTGCATCTCTCCAAAAATAATCATTTAAAAAACACCCCCAACAACCCCTTTGTTGTCGACTCGCTTTCGCTACATCCCACCCGTCATCTCTACAGCGTATGACGCACGGTTGGTCGACATCTGGGCATGCGGGATCGTGTACTACTGCCTGCACTTCCAGGAGCTGCCATGGCGCGCGGCGCAGCCTGGGACAGACCCGCTGTACTCTGCCTACGCCGCGGCGTGCGCGAACCCGAACCCAGCGGTGTCGACGTGCCCGCCTACGATCAACAACCTGAACCCGCGCGCGTGCCGGACGCTGATCCGCAAGATGCTCGAGCCGGACCCGAGGCAACGCTCGACGATCGAGGACGTGATCGCGCACCCGTGGGTCGAGTCGATCGAGGTCTGCCATGAAGGCGTCGAGGCGAAGCATGTCCATGTCAGTGCGCGGGCGATGGGGATGGCGTATAATATTGGAAATGGGGCGTAGTACTACCACCTCcctttt
Coding sequences:
- a CDS encoding Serine/threonine-protein kinase hal4 — its product is MAIHESSSEASQADGEGDSPDKPPHADLSSQLQSSLNISHPATTSSSSTVTLTANGATQVPEKGHSPGSYPLPPPDSLLAGNKQPGYTRGALQKLSSVPLSTASSSSSDQPNHKRQASGPHSPLHSPSPSATSPADSYWEGASAPPSRGPSRPPSQPASRAPSMSAGVSGGKIVVPQQAAQPVAGRERRASKASDTVPVTPGRASKPASVHSDKGESSHKFNLKDLLGSGPKLNRKSSQRSTSSRKSDSDAGDGRAKSTAGDSAVSLTQKYGVCQKVAIGKGATSVVRLAHKWDRSEEKLYAIKEFRKRRKNESEKEYVKKLTAEFCISSTLHHPNIVETVDLVQDENQHWCEVMEFCPGGDLYAAIKKGGMSPSEVECCFKQILNGVSYLHSQGVAHRDIKPENLFFDTKGHLKIGDYGASTVYRLPWEATVHMSTGLCGSEPYIAPEQFLSKPYDARLVDIWACGIVYYCLHFQELPWRAAQPGTDPLYSAYAAACANPNPAVSTCPPTINNLNPRACRTLIRKMLEPDPRQRSTIEDVIAHPWVESIEVCHEGVEAKHVHVSARAMGMAYNIGNGA